The following is a genomic window from Terriglobales bacterium.
GGATTCTTGTTCCCATGGATGCCCTGCCCGGAAGCGCTGACAGCCAGCTCGTCTGTCCCGTCTCCGTCCAGATCGCCCAGCGCCACAAAGCTGCCGAAGAACGCTGCCAGAGCGATGTCCGTTGGACGGTCAAGCTGGATGCGACTGTAGGTGAGCTGGCCGCCCGACATGTTGCTGAGGAACACGAACGCCCTCTCGCTCAGCCCGTTAGTCATGGCGAAATCCGGGATTCCGTCGCCGTTCACTTCGCCGACACTGAGAAGGCCACTTCCCAAGTCACTCGCCACTACGGAGGCCGACAGGCGCTGGCCCGTCACCGGATCGAGCAGGAAGTTGACCACGCCCGTCCCCTGACCCGCAACCGCCATGACCACGATCGCATCCACGCTTCCATTGCCATCCAGGTCGGCGGCACGGGCGCGGACGGCTACTCCGAAGCCTTGCGACGTGAATTCACCTGTGCCATCAGGGTTGGTTCGCTGCAGGCCCTCCACCACCACCCAGCCCGCAGGCGTTCCCTGCGTGGCGCAGGTGCTGTCCTGGCCGGTCCCCTTGGCCAGCACGCTGAACAGTTCCGTCCCCTTGCCGATGCGGCCATCGGAGTTGCGCACCTTGATATCGAACTTGGCGATGGTGGCGGTGTCGGCGACGGTGATGTTCGCCACCAGAGTCGTCGCGCCGACAAAGGTCGTGCTGTTGACCGTGATGCCGTCGGCGTCATCCGTGCCGCTGAGCACGAAGCTGGCTGCCGCGCCCTTCTTGAAGCCCTTGCCGCCGATGGTCACGTTCAGGTTTACGGTGCCCTGTTCCGCGGCCGGTGGATCGGCGGAGTTCACCTGGAGCTGCTGCGCTGGGGCGGCCGAGACCGCCGAGACGATGAGAACCACGAGCCCAAGGTTGCGCTGCCATGCCGTCCACGCTCTCTGCTGCATCACCCTACCCTCCACGCCCTGGAGACGCCTCACCCTGGGCTCTCTGTCAAGCCTTACGGACGGCCCGGCGCTTTTTCCGCCGGAATTCCGCCCTGTATATCACGGTTTGCCCCCACCAGAACGAACGGGGCCCAGTAATACGGATGCCGGTAGCGGCCGGGGCTGGCCAGCATCCGGCGCTGCACCGCCGCCAGCGCCGCGCCGCCCTTGGCCGGCAGATGTTGATAGAAATCCGTCATGAATTGCGAGGTCGAGCGGTCGTTCACCTGCCATAGCGTCGCCAGCACGGAAGTTGTTCCCGCCTCCAGGAACGCCTCCGTCAGTCCCACGAAATCGTCTCCGGCCGGGACCTCGCTGAAGTACCCGCTGCCCAGGGCGGTTTCACAAGCGCTCAAGGTGACCAGGCCCGCGTGTAAGCGCAGTCCCAGGATCTCGTGCACTTCGAGGCGCCCGTCTTCCACAGCATCCGGCTCCAACTGCACTCCGGAGAACATGGGGTTGATCTTGTTGAAGAAGCCGTGGGTTGCCAGGTGAATGATCCCGTAGTCGCCGGCCAGCCGCTTGAAGCTTCCTTCGGTGGCCCGCCTGCCCACCAGCGCCCGCGCTTGCCCCGGGAAGCTGGCGCGGATGTCCTCCACCTCGCGGGTCGCAAACGCCAGCCGCGCCTGGGCCGGCGCCATGGCTAGCAGTCGCCCATCCACAGCCTGGGCGCCGGCTCCCGTCGCCCACGCGCTCGCGGACGGCAGATACTGGATGTCGTAGTCCTCCACCAGGAAGCGCGCACCGGAGTCGGTGGCTCGCGCCAGCGCGGCGAACGGCAGGTAGTGCAGCACGCCGTGCGGAACCAAATACAGGCTCCGGTATCCCTCCAGCCCGCCTCCCGCTTCCACCGGATCGATCAGGCTTTGTCGCAGCGATTCCGCCGGAGCCCGCCACTGCCCGCCCTTCCGGCGGCCGAGCAGGTCGCGGAACAGCTCGATGCGCGCCTCCAGTTCCTCTACCGGCAGTTTCGTTGAAGTCGTGCGCAGGCGCTCGCGGGTCAGCACGAAGATCAGCACCGCGTCACGCGTCACCACGTATTCCAGCAACGCGGCATCCGCGGGCAGGCTCTGCCGGATCTGGTCTTCCCGGGCGACGGCAACCGGCCCGCTCCGCTGCCCGCGCCGCAGGTCGTCGAGCAGGTTCTGGTACTCCCGCTGCGCCGCCTGCAGCTCCGCCGAGAACACCGCCGCCGCCCGCTGCCGGAACTGCGAACCCTTCGCTGTCTCCTCCTCGATGGCCTGGCGCAACCGCCGTATGCGCAGCCGCAACTCCAGCTCGCGCTGCGACGTCTCTGGCGCCGCGCCTCCCTCCAGCGGCGCCAGCCTCCCCTGGGCCCGCAGTTTCTCCGCGAAGAAGAATGCGTCGCCGCTGTGGCCTTGTTTGAGCAGCAGCCGGATCAGCGCCACGTACACCTGCGACTTGTCCTGCAGGTACCCGGAGCGGTAGCGGTCTTCCTGCAGTTGCGCGTGCACGCTCTCGATGATCTCGACCGCCCGCCGGTAGGCCGCGATGGCCTCCTCCTCCCGGCCCAGCGCCTCCAGCGTCTGTCCCCTCCCGTACTGCACCTGCCAGTTCAATTCCGGATTCCCGATGGTTCCCGCGACCTTCTCCGCTTCCGACAGGCGCTCCAGCGACGGCTCGAGCTGCCCCTGCCTTCGCAGCAGGTCAGCCAGCAACAGCAGGGCTTCGCTTTCCGTCGGAGCTGCGGACTGATTCCGCGCGACTTCCAGTGCCGCCTTGGCGCTGGCCATCGCGTTCTTCGTATCTCCCTGCTGGCGTAATGCCTGCGTGAGCCGCAAGTAGCTGGTGGCCAAAAGATCCTGGTTGCCGGAAGCGCGGCTGCGCTCCAGCACATCCCGGTAGAGGGCCGCCGCGCGCTCGTGCCGGCTGCGCTTGGCTTCCAGGTCGCCCAGCGCCAGCAAGTTCGCCGTGACCCCTCGCGCATGCCCTATGGAGCGCGCCAGTTCGCTCGCCGTCGTGAAGTCGTGCTCGGCCGAAAGCAGATCGCCCAGCATCAGGAACACCGCGCCCCGGTCGCTCAAGCCCTCCACCCATTCCCGCTTCAGCCCGGCGGCCTCGTACACGCGTAAGGCCTTGGCGTATTCCTCCAATGCCGCGTTGAATCTTCCCAGCCCCACCAGTCCCGAGCCCAGGCCTTTGTGCAACTCGGCTTCTTCTTTTTTCATCCCGGCTTTGCGCGCCATTTCCAGGGCACGCTCGAACTGCGCCTGCGCCTCCTCCAACCGGCCCATGCCCAGGTAACAGAAGCCGATGTTCCCCAGGTCCTGCACCATCGAAGGCTTCAGATCGTTGCGCTCCCCCATGGCCAGCGACTGCTGGTAGTACTCCAGCGCTTCGCGGTAGCGTCCCAGCAGCAGGCTCACTCCTCCGATGTT
Proteins encoded in this region:
- a CDS encoding VCBS repeat-containing protein; amino-acid sequence: MQQRAWTAWQRNLGLVVLIVSAVSAAPAQQLQVNSADPPAAEQGTVNLNVTIGGKGFKKGAAASFVLSGTDDADGITVNSTTFVGATTLVANITVADTATIAKFDIKVRNSDGRIGKGTELFSVLAKGTGQDSTCATQGTPAGWVVVEGLQRTNPDGTGEFTSQGFGVAVRARAADLDGNGSVDAIVVMAVAGQGTGVVNFLLDPVTGQRLSASVVASDLGSGLLSVGEVNGDGIPDFAMTNGLSERAFVFLSNMSGGQLTYSRIQLDRPTDIALAAFFGSFVALGDLDGDGTDELAVSASGQGIHGNKNPGTTVIYRFESGSFVRKVVIVDPLPNRRKNSEFGAVAIGNVTGDASADLVIGQSAGEVDGVSEAGRVYVFPGPVLSPSFDPSSYVTLTLPGALMFGFKVGVGNVDGVGIPDVVATTKYNSFGDTEQAAVFSGPVSTGQTPTYRLMPRAGA
- a CDS encoding tetratricopeptide repeat protein, producing MAKTVQSVVLLCALALAVPGAGAQAPASGGDELLAKARQTYAEQGAQAALPEFEAALAAFRAAGNGRGEAITIGLMGNCYKRLGDYERARQMLEQALAMKQKLGDRAEEGRTLSHLGLLFWEMGDYPKATERLEQSIEIARKIGDRQLEGASANNLGLVNDEQGDYESSLKNYRHALELHRAAGFERGESDALGNIGGVSLLLGRYREALEYYQQSLAMGERNDLKPSMVQDLGNIGFCYLGMGRLEEAQAQFERALEMARKAGMKKEEAELHKGLGSGLVGLGRFNAALEEYAKALRVYEAAGLKREWVEGLSDRGAVFLMLGDLLSAEHDFTTASELARSIGHARGVTANLLALGDLEAKRSRHERAAALYRDVLERSRASGNQDLLATSYLRLTQALRQQGDTKNAMASAKAALEVARNQSAAPTESEALLLLADLLRRQGQLEPSLERLSEAEKVAGTIGNPELNWQVQYGRGQTLEALGREEEAIAAYRRAVEIIESVHAQLQEDRYRSGYLQDKSQVYVALIRLLLKQGHSGDAFFFAEKLRAQGRLAPLEGGAAPETSQRELELRLRIRRLRQAIEEETAKGSQFRQRAAAVFSAELQAAQREYQNLLDDLRRGQRSGPVAVAREDQIRQSLPADAALLEYVVTRDAVLIFVLTRERLRTTSTKLPVEELEARIELFRDLLGRRKGGQWRAPAESLRQSLIDPVEAGGGLEGYRSLYLVPHGVLHYLPFAALARATDSGARFLVEDYDIQYLPSASAWATGAGAQAVDGRLLAMAPAQARLAFATREVEDIRASFPGQARALVGRRATEGSFKRLAGDYGIIHLATHGFFNKINPMFSGVQLEPDAVEDGRLEVHEILGLRLHAGLVTLSACETALGSGYFSEVPAGDDFVGLTEAFLEAGTTSVLATLWQVNDRSTSQFMTDFYQHLPAKGGAALAAVQRRMLASPGRYRHPYYWAPFVLVGANRDIQGGIPAEKAPGRP